The DNA window TGCCTATGTATTTGGTGGTTCTATTAACCACTCACTAATTATAGCTTCTCATGAGATCTCTCATAATTTCCCCTTTGGCCACCGCAAAGCACTGTGGAACCGCTGGTTTGGAATATTTGCTAACCTCCCGATTGGGATTCCATGCTCGATTTCCTTTAAGAAATACCACACGGACCACCATCGATTCCTTGGAGTTGATGGTGTCGACGTAGGTGTTCCTCACTATCTCGAGGGCTGGTTCTTCTGCACCGCTTACAGGAAGCTTGTCTGGATTGCTTTTCAACCTCTCTTTATTACTTTTCGACTTCTATTTATCAACCGCAAACCAATTTCTTATCTGGAAATCATCAATACTGTTGTTCAGATCACCTTTGACATTATAGTTTACTATGTCTTTGGGGTTAAATCCTTAGTCTACATGCTGGTAGCCTCCATGCTTGGTCTGGGTTTGCACCCAATAAGTGGCAATCTTATAGGGGACCATTACATGTTCTTAAAGGACCAGGAAACATTCTCCTATTATGGGCCTCTGAACTTGCTCACCTTCAATGTGGGCTATCACAACGAGCACCATGACTTCCCCAACATTCCTGGAAAAGACCTTCCCTTGGTAAGTAAAGTGTTtggtaaatattttcatttctaatagCGACCTAACCCAAATTAATCTTCACTTGCTCATTGTTTAATGAAAGTTAGTATATTTTAGTAGCCAATGCTGctcatcaaaatgaaaatcaaagcatAATATCATCTGCTATCTGACAGGCTAGTTTGACCAAGGGTACAGTCTTTTACATTCTTACGCTCATGGCTCAGAAGTATCGGCAGATGTGTACAATCTGTTAGGCAGTAAAATAACTCTGTCCTAGCTactgtcctattgctgtgaagagacaccatgaacaaggcaacttagaaaagaaagcatttaactgggggtcTTGGTACGGcttcatgatcatcatggcagagagcatggtagcaggcagggAGGCATGGTACTGAGTGAGACTGGACCTGGCATGTGCTTTTGATACCTCAAATCCCCCCCCCCTTCAGGGACACACCTTCTAAAACACAGCCATACTCCCTAATCCttcctatgggggccattttcattcaatcaTCACAAACTCAGAATTAGAAATCAAATCCTTCTGTGACATGAGCAGCAACCTGAGTTAGAGGAGCTCTTCAACTGGTGGGATCTGCTAAGATGGTGTGTGGCTTATGAAATGCTGTGACTACCTTGTGACAATGCGGTACATGGTCACGTGGTGCTAGTTGATTTGTCCATGAGAACCAGGAAATCCTGCGtaagttttctgaaaaaaaaaaaaaaaaaaaaaaaaagggtagacATCTGTTTGCAATGCTCTGTTATGTTCCTAGCATGGACTATCATCTCTCCCTTGCTCAGACTTGTATAGCATAAGGTAGATCAGTGTTCTGTGCTTGGCAGACTGACACCTTTTAGAAACACATATTGAGCTACTGAGGGATGAAATACCAATGTTAACTTCTCCGGAACTCATGCATGCCATCTGCGACCTAATTTCAATGGGTTccacaaggagaagaaagaaggcgGCTGTGTCTCATGCAGACTGGCATTACAGAGGGTAACTGTGTGTCACGGGCACCTGTGCCACACCTTCGAGCTGGCGAAGGGTGCATGAGAGCTGTTTGATGATCCTTTCAGCTGTTCAGTGGGATTTGCATTTTTACAATAAACGATTTGAGGAAAGAAGCAGATACCTGTATGACCCCAACCCTGAGCATGCGTAGTGTAACACTAGCCTCCAATGTCTTGGTATCGATCTGTCCGGAATCTCCAGTGTGGCTTTTGTTGATCTATGACTGGGCaggtgaatttttatttttttaaggattttattttttgttgtgcatgtgtgaatgtctgcatatatatgtgtggacCACATGCATGTTaggtgctcagggaaagcacagGAGGTGTCatataccctggaactggagttacaggcccttgtgagctgtcacatgggtgctgagaactgaactcactCAGGCCTTCTACAAGGATGGAAGGTGCTctcaattgctgagccatctctctagcctagaatttttatttttatttttttaactaggtCTACCCAAGAGACAAAGTTGGTATTAGTTTGAAAACCcaggggtttttttttcccaaaagctACATGGGAAAGTTTGGGTAACTTTCTGTAGCCCTCTGGATACTGAAACTTTAGTTCAGTTTAGACATCTTGACTTAAGGCTCATGGTACACCCACAACTATTCAAGTCTCTCTTTCttgttgctttcttctttttctgagcTAATCTTACAAACAACCCTAGATTTCACTAGTCCAGCTTGCCTTGCTCTTTCTATGGTTTATATCTAGGAACGTTGTACTTTGTTTCTTAATAATTTCCTGGTATTTATTACAGTTAACTATAGTAATGACATTTGTGCAGCTATGAAATGATTGCTGGGGATGCCATAATAAAGTAggcattttatttgttcatttgcttgttaGTGTTACTAGAGATGAAACCATGGCCtcaggcatgctaggcaaacatggtatcactgagctacacctccaaCTCTTAGGACTTGTAGTAGCTTTATTGAAGTGTAACTCATATACAATGGTGGGTATGATGGCATACACTTTCAAttccagtacctgggaggcagaggtaggtaggtctccaagttcaaggttagcctggtctacagagctagtacAGGACAGctaggatacacagagaaactctgtctggaaataACCAAAATACATGTATctacacacatttgtgtgtgtgtgtgtgtgtatgtgtgtgtgcgcgcgggtgtgtgtgtgtgtgtgtgtgtgtgtgtcccggcCTGCAAGACAgggtctgaggaaccacctgtggagaggggggggggcaagaaaCACAAAGGATGGACAGCAAGTCTGATTGATCAAGctgtcaaattttcttttttccagacaAGTTTTATACCCACAGAAGCAGGATATGGGGTAGGGGATGACCCAGAAtcgctttgtttctgggggaacaCACCTGTTCCCGAAAGCAGGAAattggctaggtaaaaagttcagcaggagaagCAGAACAAaatgggttgctaggtacctgtccataagatctatagctatttgttcttaactgggggtagtactttcctacagaggcctcaactttttcccacaaaaatctcaactaagctggtacttttccactaaggccaagactttataagtaagcacttatggctgataTTCAAACAGGGTCACTcccaacattgtgtgtgtgtgtgtgtgtgtgtgtgtgtgtgtgtgtgtgtgtgtgtgtgttgtcagggTATATATAAGTCAAACACAAAAATTGAAGTACCAATAATCAATTGCAGAACATTTTTATACAATACAAtatcaattaaatttttttcaattccaaatttaaaaaatttttaataacaGTTTTAGTTAAACTTGCTGTTCACAAAACTcttgaaatatttacatattgtgtgtgtgtgtgtgtgtgtgtgtgtgtgtgtgtgtgcatatttcatGGTATGTGGGGTGGGGAGTCAAAGGACAGTtttctggagttggttctcttcttccatcatgtggaCTCTGGGGATTGCATTCAGATCTTCAGAATTAGCAGTAAGAACCTTTAACTTAGTGATCTCACAGCTCCCCCTTAAACAAGCATTTTCTATGTTCTTGCAACTTTATAAAATACATAGACATCCAGAGTTTATGGCAGACTCTGACTTGTATTGGACAACTTGCTTGTAAATTCTCTAAGATTTATAACCCACACATAATGTTgagaatttattcatttttaccaCATGTCCTTTATATGTTTATAATTTATCATCATTTGCACCATCCTGGTTGCTAATATACTTTCAGTCTTAATTAATACCTTAAATGTTTATCCAGGCTCTGACTGGCTCTGTCATTTTACAGTGTTAGGACACTAATGGCtctatttatttaactttttattgattctttgtgaatttcacatcatgcatcccaATCTCACTCATCTTCCCATCCTTTGAAATCCATGCtctacccttgcaacctccccatagaaggaaaaaaaaatctccttctgGAAGCTGTAGGGTGTCACAGTGTATCCCACAGTGTGGGACCCTTTtgcccacacttctttgcttgcaaatgtttatcacaatgagtcattggtctgcttCAAGGCCTTATGCTACACTATTATAGGGCCAGGTGCCCCATACTCACCGGTATCCATTCCACCATGGTCAGCTCTACTGTGACGCCCAGGTGAGGTACAGAGCCCTCTCACCCAAGTGCTGTAGACTGTGAAGGACAGGACTAGCTCTCCAGTTCTCATGAACCTAGGGCCATCTCTTCCATCTGCTGCAGGTGGCAAGGGAGAGCGGTGGAGGGACCATCTCTCCCTTACCACTGTAGTGCAGACACACATTAATGGCTTTCTGTTCCAGTTGCTGGGTGAACTGAATGCTGCTGGCTTTGCCCTAAGTCCAGTGTGTGACAGAgctgtttatgtgcatgtggtcTGTAGACTGTCTTTATTCATGAAGAACTGCAGTGGTCTGAAGGACCATGAACAAAAGCATTGCATGTTAGCTGGTTTGGTTATTTGTCCCTTTGCCTGTGTCAGACACTTACCTGTCATCTTGAGGCCTCAGTAACACTCactgtgttttgtgttgtttttttaacTTCCAGGTGAGGAAAATAGCAGCTGAATACTATGACAAACTCCCCCATCACATCTCCTGGATCAAAGTACTGTATGATTTTGTGATGGATAACACAATAAGTTCCTATTCACGGATGAAGAAGAGGCTTCCAAAAAGGAAATAGCTTTTAGAGCAAGCACTGTCAGAGTCAAAGCAAAGTCTGCAAAGATTTTTAATTGCTGataatgtggatttttttttcttgttaaaatTAAGAGCTGttagaagccatctaggaaaggctatggcaaGCAAGTGAGTTTTCTGGTGATGACCCACTGTTTTGCAGGGCTGTAACAGATGTACTCTGAGATGCAAGGTCCTCAGACatttcatcccaggattgcttcttgctaccaatatgcctttcctgccactcttacatagcctaatgattcctgggcatctgCCAACTATATTGGGACGATTTCCTGCAGAATCAATATGAAGATGGTACTTTCATGTAGTTATGCTGTGTAGATGAACTGATGACTTCATATTTCTGTTTATAGAACTCCTAAATTGATATAGGTACTCTCAAGCCCCCTATAGAACAAACGCTGCAAATAGAGCTCTGTAAACCTTCATGTGTCATGGGATAATTGCATTAGATAAAGAAACCAGGCTTGGATCAAATTCCTTCTAGGTCAGAAATGAAGCCACTATCTGGTAACTAGGGGCCATAAACTGGGAATGGGAAATTGATTGTAGGTGAAAGGACAAAACATAAATGATGGACTAAAACCAGTCTTAGCCAAGATTTCAAAATAGTAAGACACAAGGCAGATGATTTGTCTCTTGACAAATTCTGTGCTAACTTATGacataaaaattattgctttaaactttTAATGAGCTTATGGATCTAGCAATAGTAGATAATGGATGTTTAGTCAGGTACTAGCCTAATGGAAAGACATGTAAATGATTCTGTTGTAATTCCTTAAGCCTTATTGCTCTATGAATTTATGGAATGTAAAAATGCTTAGAAAACCATGTGATTAATTTTCCTGAGAAAGTATAAAaactaagaacaacaataaaatggTAGTGCAAACTTTTTCAGCTTCAtccagtatgtgtgtatatatgtgcctttctcttctcccctcccctcccctcccctcccctcccctcccctcccctcccctcccctcccctcccctcccctcccctcccctcccctctcctctccttttgtcCCTGGCTCATGAAGAGTTAAGGAACTCCAAGCCTCTGGCCTGGCAGGTGAGAGGCCTGAGTCAAAGAGACTAGAAAAGGAGTAACTAAGTTTCTTCTCCCCTGCTGCAATCAGCAGGACTCAATTGACAGAAGCCAGCTGCTTTGGGCCCCAGAATAGCAAGAAAGAGTAAAATCACCAGAAACCATCATCTTCTGGCCCCAGAGATAGAGTTAAATTGCCAAAAGGAAACAGCTTTTGGCTCTGATCACCACCTCCATCCCCCTTTACTTCCTTCCCTGGGGAACTGGATGGCGCTACAGCCTCCTGACAAAGAGCAGTGATGCTCAGAAGCTGCCCCAGAAGAATCTCACCTCTACAACACCAAGAAGCTGATCTGGTTTCCAGGTAGCCTGGCTCTGTTACAGAGCTCAACTGTGTGTCTGCTTGTGCAATTACAATCCCAGAGAGGGTGTCTGTCATTTTGCAAGCATATCATAAAATTGCCTGTTTCTACTGTATGATCTGATCACAAAGTTTTACTTTTAAACCAGCTGGTGACCTAAGGTGTTAATCACAATATATCAAtagctattgatttttttttgtatttttctttattaccaATGAGGAGATTTTATTTtgaactttcctttctttttctttttaaaattatttatttattatatgtaagtacaccgtagctatCATAAGACACACCAAGAGGCAGCGTCAGGTCTCaatatggatggttgtaagccaccatgtggttgctgggatttgaactcaggacctttggaagagcagtcagtgctcttaaccactgagccatctctccagcccttgaactttccttttgaaaagaggattgttgttgttgttgttgttgttgttgttgttgttgttgttgttgttgttgttggtttaggtgaggaggtgtggtggcacatacctatagGCCCAGCCACAGCTACAAGAAGGCCACATAAGAGAACTGATGTACTGGGGTTTGGAGCCACCACTCAGCTTCCTTTCCCACCTGTGTAGACTCTTGCCCCAGCCACACCCCAGGTGGGCTGATGCCAGGCAGCTTGTCTCCAGAGGCTGGTTGTCAGGCCAACAGTCCTGATTGTCTCAGAAGCATCACACAGGCCCTTTTGTCATAGGGAAACATGATACAAGGTGCGCAGATGTTTTCCATCTCAGCCTGTGGAGGGAAGAGGGCAGGGAGACATCTGGAGGTAGGGAACTAAACTAATCACCTGACTGTCTGCTGGGTCTCAGCAAATGGTGTGAGGACAGCCTAGAGCAAGGGGTGAGACTTCCCATGCCTGGATAGAATGGGCATCAGGCTAGAGTGCCACTCTGCTGACACACCATCCAGGAAGGAGGTGCAGACTAAAGGCTGCTAGCTCTGCCTGTGTGTGATGAAAGCTTATGCAAGCCGTTTCAGCCAGCCTGATTGTCCCCTGTCCCTTTAGCTGACTCAGTGAAGCAGATGCCTCTGATGAGTGCTCTGTGATCTGAATCCTATTCCGACCTTTGCCTAGCATTCCAGGGTTCCTAGTCTCTTGACAACAACATCCTAGtttcagcaggaagtagttaTAAAAGGGGCTACATTATCCCTTATCTTTTACAGAAGGCTGGAGTATGACAGGACACTTGACCTggtctttgttttaaaaagaataagttaatgtattgttttaagaaaaaaaaattgggccTGCCGAGATGGcacagctggtaagagcactgactgctcttgcaaaggtcctgagttcaaatcccagcagccacatggtggctcataaccacctgtaatgaatCTGGCACCCTcgtatggtgtgtctgaagacagcaatcatgtacttatttataataataaatctttgggccagagcaagtggggccaacaggaaaagaaaaaagaaaaaaaattgttgtttGTATGAAAACTACTTGAGAAGCATTAGAAATAGTCTGTctatacaaaaaacaaaatagaaaaaaaacaacaacaaaaacattgcaacggggggggggggggaggaccaaCGATGAGATAAATGACCAGCTATCACTCTCATTTGGGGCACTTCCTAGACAGCATCTCTGATGTTAGGCATTGCAGGGCCCTGGACCCTTCTGGTTCTGGTAACTATGATTGGCCAGTGCATCACCAATGCCTTAACGAGATACATCAATTCCCTTTCGGGTTCCATTGAGCTCATGGTTATTAGATTCTAATATGAACAGACACCCACCACAGAGTCAAGGATTTGACTCAGAATGCAACTCAAGGGGGGGGGATGTGATGGCTAAAGTTATACTTTAAGTTTGCTGTGTTTAAacgatcaacaaaacaaaaatgcttctAACCTGTAAGTCCCACTTGTCCATGGACAGACAACTGTCTGGAATAGCTGGTGAACGCCCTAATGCCTGAATCCCGTCCTGACCTTTGACTTGCATGCCAGGATTCCTGGTGCCTGACAATAACATTTTCATTTCGGCAGGAAGTAGTTATAAGAGGAAAACATAAGCTATTATTCATGTAAGATAAGAAGTCATGTGCTTTTCTTCTAAAAACCAGCTTTGCTGCCGTAACTGCACGGGGCGTGCTTGATCTCACAATGGCATGAGCGAGGCTCGTGTCGTCTTGGGTGAATGTTGATGTGATGGACATCCCTGGGACACTTTCTAGAGATAGTAAATTGCTATCATGGTctcacacatttttctttttatgtttgctACACTATAGGGTCTCCCATTCCTTCACGCTGGCAGTGAGAGTTTCTAAAAATGTGTCCTGCGTCGCCTTTTGTCCCCATGTCCTTGATAACAGGGGAGGCGCACATTTCATATCAACCTGGGAAATTGATACACTTAGACCTGTTTTGCCCCGACTCATTCCCTTGGGTTTTCCTGCCCTGCTCTGCAGAGCAGCAGACCTTGCAGGCTGTTGCTGAACCTTCTTCACTGGTCTTACAGTACTGCATACTCGTGGGATTTCTTGCTGGACACTGAATTCTGCCCCCATTATTAAGTTCTTTATGCATTTGTCAGTAATACTCTGTTTCCTCCAGAATAAATCATCTGTTTCATACCCATGTTACATGTTACCTATGGTATTTCTAGCAGGGCCCTGGAGAAGCAAGAGTGGAATCTCATTTATAGGATTAATCCTCTATAAAGAAGACCCGAGGGAGCTTCCTTCCACTTCTACCACAGTAGGCCTCTAGTGCCTGCCAGGGACAGCAATGCCAAGGGAGGCCTGAGAGGCAGACAGCTGACAGGCACAGTGGGATATTGGCCTCACATCAGTTCTGTTCCAATTAGTCATACTTTGTGGGTATTttaactgaaaaatattgttattaatCTAAAAGCACAAGGAAAATGAGATATTTATTGGCAAAGATCACTGACTGGATGGTGTGCCCACTCAACGTCCAGAAGAAGATACTCTGATCAATGTTGATTTAAAGTGACTGAGGAATGCTTGCTatgtttttcctcctgtgaattcACATCGACAAAGCATCTCACGGACCCAAACCTTTTAAAGTCATTAAAAGAGTTCAGTTGAAAGATTATGCAGATGTCTGCTCAAAATGAAGtggtggctgggtgtggtggccatacctgcaatcccaggctgaggaagaaggagCACAGATGGGACATTGGCATCACCTACAGAGGGTCACCTGTCTCAAGC is part of the Mus musculus strain C57BL/6J chromosome 1, GRCm38.p6 C57BL/6J genome and encodes:
- the 9130409I23Rik gene encoding uncharacterized protein LOC619326 isoform X1, yielding MKPDPNLIWIITIIILIQLALLYLVKDLEWKWVIFCAYVFGGSINHSLIIASHEISHNFPFGHRKALWNRWFGIFANLPIGIPCSISFKKYHTDHHRFLGVDGVDVGVPHYLEGWFFCTAYRKLVWIAFQPLFITFRLLFINRKPISYLEIINTVVQITFDIIVYYVFGVKSLVYMLVASMLGLGLHPISGNLIGDHYMFLKDQETFSYYGPLNLLTFNVGYHNEHHDFPNIPGKDLPLVRKIAAEYYDKLPHHISWIKVLYDFVMDNTISSYSRMKKRLPKRK
- the 9130409I23Rik gene encoding uncharacterized protein LOC619326, which produces MRKLASLEDAEWVYNDRLHNDRRREILAKYPEIKSLMKPDPNLIWIITIIILIQLALLYLVKDLEWKWVIFCAYVFGGSINHSLIIASHEISHNFPFGHRKALWNRWFGIFANLPIGIPCSISFKKYHTDHHRFLGVDGVDVGVPHYLEGWFFCTAYRKLVWIAFQPLFITFRLLFINRKPISYLEIINTVVQITFDIIVYYVFGVKSLVYMLVASMLGLGLHPISGNLIGDHYMFLKDQETFSYYGPLNLLTFNVGYHNEHHDFPNIPGKDLPLVRKIAAEYYDKLPHHISWIKVLYDFVMDNTISSYSRMKKRLPKRK